A stretch of DNA from Columba livia isolate bColLiv1 breed racing homer chromosome 11, bColLiv1.pat.W.v2, whole genome shotgun sequence:
TTATCCTCCTAATTACAGCAGATTTTACAGTTCATATTTCCTGGcaaaccaaataattttcattacCAATCAtctaggaaaaacaaatcaacaaaataaacaatgaCCACTTCTCTCCAGTTAAatagcaaagagaaaataattaaattaaggTTTCCTGCTTGGTGACTTAAATCAATCCACCCTGACCAAAAATCTCATGGAAAATTAGAATGTATTCACCACCATCCAAAAATCAGGATGCTTGGACAAGGTGCTTGTGGCTACCAAAGCTTTAAGGCATCCTGCCAGTAGCTAGTATCTCAGTTTACTAATAGCGCACACAAACAACGTGGTGTTTCTGAAGGAGAACGCCAGTGtaaatttgttattttatctTACGTTTTTGTTCTCCTGGCAATATCCTTTGCAAGCTGTGCACCCCGTTTGCCCTTGAACATTTTCTCTGCCTCCTGTCGCTCCTACAGCGAtaccacacacacaaagttaATTTAAGAACATCGCATTTTGCAAAGCTTCCGTCCTTGCAAAGAAAGACGCTTTGGCTCATCTTCAGCAGTGAACAACGGTACGTGGAGAGCAGACATAAGAACAAGCACATAAACATTGAGCAAACGCTCAGGCTCAAAGCAGAGCAACCTAATGCACTTAAAAGTACAAACTCTTTCCCACAATCATCTTCACTGAAAGTTACTGTCTCTGTTGCAGTTGCTCATTTCTAGAGGTCTTTCTACTAATACCAGAAGGCCAGATAAGAATCAAACTAAACAAAGGTAGTAAAACATAATTATAAGAGACTATACCTTTAACAGAATGAAACCATGGAAGAAGACAAGGAGCATGATTTAGAGCCACTTATGATACACAATTTCAATAAAATTTACAACTATGGCAAAAAGCTCATGGTTACCACTGAATTTCCAAgaatttaacaacaaaaaaaaaggttttaatctTGTGCTGAATCAGAAAAAAGTAGACTTACTTTGAGTTTCACCTTTTGAAAATCCAGTACTCTGACCTGGGGAACTTTGTGGATTACATATAATCTGTAATGCTTCTTATTTGTTACAGGATTCCTTAAAATGCtacaaagtaaataaatgttATAAAGAGGTtcttaatgtaaaatattttaaaatctgcttaTACTGAAATACATTAATGTACTTAAAATGTAGTCATGTACCTTCTACTGTAACAGACAACAAATAATGAGCCTACTGACAGCGTTCTTCGGTAttatgaaaacagagcaaaaacttgcactttaaagtattttattaagTAGATTTTATTGAAGAACCTAAAGAACAAGctcaaaatattaaaaccaaccaaataaacaaaaaaccatcacatttcctacctggacattgatcaactgaaaaaaaaaaaccacctcacAGGacaaattgcttttcttttttggtcCCTCACACCAAATGTAACGTTACTGAAAAGTCATTGTTCACATGTAATTTAAACCATTTTGTAAGAAGTTTAAAAGTTTAGGTTTTTGGCTTTTAAAGGTTAAGGTTACTTCAATGCTTGCATATTGATTTACAGAAATATTACACCTCATTGCTCCAACAGTCAGTCTGTAATATAAAGCCTCACCCATTAAATACCAGGTATTTCTGACGGgtagtaaaaacatttttaatcaaTTCAATATTTAAGCATAAGGAACCTGCCACAGCTCTTAAAAATGAGAGAATTCTAGATCAAGGTGGAGAgccaggccagcagcagagttcaaagagcagagaaaacagcagcttttattttcaagattACATACCTCAGGTAAGTCAGGGATTTAATAGTTGCTAATGGATCCAGTTCACCCTACGTAATGGGAACACAGTGAGAAATCGTAAGTCTATTAGTGAGAAtcaaacatttgaaaacaaagttcCTGAACTTATATCTATTTTAGAGACCCATTTGAATTATTGCAATTAGTTTAACAGGAAACCCACAATGAATTTGTGACTGCCATTCCACTGCATGCTGCAAattatgttatttaaaatacataaaccaTTAACTACCACCCAAAACCATCTGATATTGCTCTAAACAACAAGCAATAAAGCTAATTAGAAAGACAAGTAGTACCAATTATTACCAAAAGCATATGACAGTACTCTCAGGGAAAAGGTCAATTAGGAACATGGCAAATACAAATTTCAGCTTGTTTAGACTGATCCCGTGTTGACAGCTCACCAGCTCAGCAATGTTGTTGTTGGTAAGAATGAGCTCCGTCAGGCTGGGCAGAGCCTGCTCAAGGCTTTCACCAATCCGActaaggaagaacaaaaagcaaagaaattacCAAAGGTGAAGAAGGCAGAAATATGATAACATAGCGGATTTCCCTGTAAAACAACCCAGTCTGGCACTGGCAGAAGTTTGGGTTAGCATCCCCTACAATACTATATCTAATACAGCTAGCAATAAATACCAGCCATTGCTGTAAGGGTAACAGATGCAATATGAGATTTATGTTCGTTTGCTTGCAGGTAtcaccattttcttttctttatgagGATGATACTGAAATCCAAAGTCTCTGGCCAAATTCTGAACTCTGCATCTCATTGTCATGTCTGAAAAACGATGACTGACTTTTGTACTGAATGAGGCAGTGCTCAACActgatattttttccataaaacaaaCACTTCTACACATACCCAGCACCGAAAGACAAGCACAGACTTTTTTTCATCTGCCCTAGGGTCCTGTCTGGCCAAAACACAAATACTTACCAAATCCTATTGTTATTCATCAGCAGAGTTTTCAGCCGTCTCAACAGAGGGAACCCATCCAGTTTACGGATCTCATTGTCAGAGAAATCAATCGCATCAAACTGGTCCAGAGTGGCACCTAGGTTCTCAATAACTGGGATTTTATAACCTGGGGAGAGAATACAAGACAGAAATTAGATTGTACTCACAGGagagcaggacaaagcaagacagtgtgtgtggggcATATCTGGATGGACTGAGGTCACAGATAGTCTCAGTCAAAACACCTCCGCAATAACCCTTctccacaccacacacagaCCAAACTTTCCCCTCAAAGCCAACAGCCCCCACTGCTTTTCCAAACCATCCCTCTTCAGCAAACACCTCGAGCCCGTCTGCACGGTCCCTCAGCCCAAACCTACCCTTCCGGTACATCCCGTGCGTGTCCCACCGCCCCACGCTGCAGGTTCCTCCCACGTTGCTCCCCCAAATCCCCTTCCACGCATCCCCTCCCCCGAGTCCCTCTGCGACTGGAGCCCCTGTAGACGTCCCCAAGCCCCGCCCCCAGCCCCTCtagccccccagcccctgcaggcCCCTCCGCCAACCGGCTTCCCCGTCCCGCTGCAGCCCCTCACAAATCCCGAGGCCTCAGGCCCATTCCCGGCACAGGCCGCCTCGCCTCCCAGGCCCCCCCGCCCCACGCGAGAGCCCCGCCGAGCCCGCGCACCGCGCAGGTCGAGCTCGCGGTCGCGGACGGCGTTGGTGTATTGAGCCGCCTGCTCGATCAGCTCCGCCGTGAGCTTCACCATcccgccgggccccgccgcgccgccgccaccCGCGCCGCTGCCAGGACAGGCTGCCGAGCGCCGACCTGCGCCAGGCCGAGCAGCCGAGCGCCGAGGGGCGGGAACCGCCCCGCCCTCTCCTCAGCGCTCCGCCCCGCCCGGGAGTCATAGAATCGAATCATAAAATCACggagtagtttgggttgaagggaccttcccagcttccccagtgccacccctgccatgagcagggacatcttcaccagctcaggttgctcagagccccgtccagcctggcctgggatgtctccggggatggttcatccaccacctctctggccaacctgggccaggctctcaccacctcCAGTATAAAAATTTCTGCctcctgtccagcctgaatctccttcttttagtttaaaaccatcaccccttgtcctatttcAACAGGCTTTGCTAAAGAGTCTCTCCCCACCTTTCTTATTGCCCccttttaattacagaaaggctgcaataaagtctccctgaagcttctcatctccagctgaacaccccagctctctcagcctgtcctcccagcagagctgttccagcctcggatcattcctgtggctcctctggcccctctccagcaggtccatgtgtgtcctgtgctgaagaaccagagctggaccagcactgcaggggtctcagagcagagggacagtcacctcctgacctgctgcccacgctcctgatgcagcccaagatataATTTGctctctgggctgcaagtgcatgTTGCACATGTCCATGGGTCAGGAGATCCCTTAGCACCCCCCACCAGACCGTTTTCCTCCATCCTTGTTCGCCTCCCCAATCTCACCCCGGTAAAAGTCTTTTAATGGTAATTTTCGGGGCAGTTGAAGCCTCCCGGCTGCAGGGAGGGCCGGTGAGCAGCTCAGCCTCCAGCAATGACACCAGCAGCGCTTCGGCAGCCCGTCAGCAGAGGGACCCGCTGTCCTGCGAACGCCTCTTCCCTCAGCAAAGCAACCCCGAGCACCCTGGGGTGCCCTTGACACCCCTAACCCCCCAAGCAGCCCGGCCTGGCTGCCCCAAAGCTAGTGGTCCCTGCTGGGACCATGCCcctccctggagacaccccagatcaggctggatggggccctgagcaacctgagctggtgaagatgtccctgctcatggcaggggtggcacggGGGGATCTTTAAAgttcccttccaagccaaactattccatgattcctTGCTGAGGTGGGTTCCTCCATATTCCCCCATGTTATCATGTATCAAcgacatagacagtgggatcaagttTGCGGATGACCCCGAGCTGAGTGGTGCAGGTGACActcctgagggacaggatgccacCCAGAGGGgcctggacaagcttgagaagtggggcCATGTGAAtttcatgaggttcaacaaggccaagtgtaagggcctgcacctgggttggggcaactGCTGGTATCAGtccaggctgggggatgaagggatggagagcatcctgctgagaaggacttgggggtactggtgggtgaaagattggacatgagccggcaacgtgcacttgcagcccagaaagccgaTCAACTACAGCTCTTGGTGCTTTCTCTCCTTCAGCCTTTGCTCCTGGACGTAGGGCTGCCCATAAACACCTTCTACCTGCAGCATTTGAGGCAGTTGCTCTGCCACTTCCACATGTGTTCCTGgttccagagaagctgtggtgggCTGGGAACATGGTGCAGGCTGCGGCATGACATTCAGATAAAGTGCACTTTTCAGGTGTCACTGCACACCCTCTTACCTGCTTTAGGAATTTGGGGAACTGTGAGGAAGAGCTGGGGGGACCTGTGGGGGAGCTGAGATGGTTCAGCCAGGCAACTCCAGCATAAAGCTGCTTGGCCCCTGGCAGAGTCTGGTTTGTGGCAGTGGGGCTTTGCAGGAGGGTGAACCACAGCGCGGGCGACATGGACTGAAGGTGACAGGCAAAGAGAAGTGGTTGAGCACACCCAGGTCCCAAATCCTGCTGAATGTCACCAAGCCACTGCTTCTGCAGCCCTGGATATAAATACTTCCCCAGCCTTCAAGGTCCGCTGAGCGAAATGAGGCAGAATGATTTCTGCATCCACTGCTGTCGAGGGAAGGATGGTTTTCCCTGAGCCATGACATTTCTGTGAACTCAGAGGATGTGATAATAGGTTAAATGCTGCAGCCACATCTGGCATCTGGCAGAGATGGCTCATGCTTTTCCTTTGGGAGCATCGAGCAGCATCACCCTGAGAGTACCGCCTGGCTGGTTCCCCAGGACTGCAGCGTCAGAtctggctctgctctgcccagcaATCACTGCGGATCTGTCAGCTGGGGTCAGGCAGCTCCTGTGCTCCCTGCTTAACAAACACCCACTCCAAAGCTGTGTATGAAAGAGCATACTCAAGTTTTTATAAC
This window harbors:
- the SNRPA1 gene encoding U2 small nuclear ribonucleoprotein A'; this translates as MVKLTAELIEQAAQYTNAVRDRELDLRGYKIPVIENLGATLDQFDAIDFSDNEIRKLDGFPLLRRLKTLLMNNNRICRIGESLEQALPSLTELILTNNNIAELGELDPLATIKSLTYLSILRNPVTNKKHYRLYVIHKVPQVRVLDFQKVKLKERQEAEKMFKGKRGAQLAKDIARRTKTFNPGAGLPTDKKKAGPSPGDVEAIKTAIANATTLAEVERLKGLLQAGQIPGRERKSGPSEDAEEEMEEDPVPNGS